In Microbacterium sp. SLBN-146, one genomic interval encodes:
- a CDS encoding nitrate/nitrite transporter, whose protein sequence is MLAVTNRSSLSAVGVDAAERFQADAATLSLFAVVQLAMYGGMQIPVGVLLDRYGARPIMTIGMLLMAVGQLTMALSPSVGIAILARVLLGAGDAAIFPGVLRLIATWFPAQRAPLMVQFTGIVGQTGQLIALAPLAAVLHATSWTIAFGSVAGLGILFAILVFALVRNHPPERDADVAVNTDTGAIRVVTSAIDTGVGIRGSWAHPGTRLAFWSHFTTPFAGTAFVLLWGMPFLTAGEGRTTAEAATILSVYVIVGMALGPIMGDISRRIPHLRSKALVLPAIATQAVAWIAVIAYPGPAPLWLLFALAVALAMGGPASMIAFDHARTHNPAHRLSTATGVTNAGGFLAALIAIFMIGLALDLQGAGTPATYTLDAFRVAFLTQIPLWALGTTFILIERKKTRIRLGMDPPRRPRSNL, encoded by the coding sequence ATGCTCGCCGTCACCAACCGCAGCTCGCTGAGTGCTGTCGGCGTCGACGCGGCCGAGCGGTTCCAGGCGGATGCCGCGACCCTCTCGCTCTTCGCAGTCGTGCAGCTCGCGATGTACGGCGGTATGCAGATCCCGGTCGGAGTTCTCCTGGACCGCTACGGAGCGCGTCCCATCATGACGATCGGGATGCTGCTCATGGCGGTCGGTCAGCTCACGATGGCCCTCTCCCCCAGCGTCGGCATCGCGATCCTCGCGCGCGTGCTCCTCGGCGCCGGCGACGCGGCGATCTTCCCCGGTGTGCTGCGACTCATCGCGACGTGGTTCCCCGCCCAGCGGGCACCACTCATGGTGCAGTTCACCGGCATCGTCGGGCAGACCGGCCAGCTCATCGCGCTCGCTCCGCTGGCGGCCGTCCTGCACGCCACGTCATGGACGATCGCCTTCGGTTCGGTGGCGGGTCTCGGCATCCTCTTCGCGATCCTCGTGTTCGCGCTCGTGCGCAATCATCCACCAGAGCGTGACGCGGATGTCGCGGTCAACACCGATACGGGCGCGATTCGCGTCGTGACGTCGGCGATCGACACGGGAGTCGGGATCAGGGGTTCATGGGCGCACCCGGGAACGCGTCTTGCCTTCTGGTCGCACTTCACGACGCCGTTCGCCGGCACGGCGTTCGTCCTTCTCTGGGGGATGCCGTTCCTCACCGCGGGCGAGGGGAGGACGACGGCCGAAGCGGCGACGATCCTGTCGGTGTACGTCATCGTCGGGATGGCGCTCGGCCCCATCATGGGAGACATCTCGCGCCGTATCCCGCATCTGCGATCGAAGGCGCTCGTGCTCCCGGCGATCGCGACGCAGGCGGTCGCCTGGATCGCCGTCATCGCCTATCCCGGACCCGCTCCCCTGTGGCTCCTCTTCGCGCTCGCTGTGGCGCTCGCGATGGGCGGCCCAGCGTCCATGATCGCGTTCGATCACGCACGTACCCATAACCCCGCCCACCGACTGAGCACCGCGACGGGTGTGACGAACGCGGGCGGATTCCTCGCCGCGCTCATCGCGATCTTCATGATCGGCTTGGCCCTGGACCTCCAGGGCGCGGGAACGCCCGCGACCTACACGCTCGACGCGTTCCGGGTCGCCTTCCTCACCCAGATTCCGCTGTGGGCGCTGGGGACGACGTTCATCCTGATCGAACGGAAGAAGACCAGGATCCGTCTGGGCATGGACCCGCCGCGGCGCCCCCGATCGAACCTCTGA
- a CDS encoding DUF6458 family protein, whose product MSIGTGIALFVIGAILAFAVNIEVEWIDLDLVGYILMGAGVLVFLLGIVLLARRRRTETVTRSTVDPTVGEQVTRRSTTSDDVL is encoded by the coding sequence ATGAGCATCGGCACCGGTATCGCCTTGTTCGTCATCGGCGCGATCCTCGCGTTCGCCGTCAACATCGAGGTCGAATGGATCGATCTCGACCTGGTCGGTTACATCCTCATGGGCGCGGGCGTGCTCGTGTTCCTGCTGGGGATCGTCCTCCTCGCTCGGCGCCGCCGCACCGAGACGGTCACGAGGAGCACGGTCGATCCGACCGTGGGCGAGCAGGTCACCCGCCGGTCGACGACGAGCGACGACGTGCTCTGA
- the chrA gene encoding chromate efflux transporter → MTTSAPEQASPRSAGTVREVFLAFLKLGVTSFGGPIAHLGYFRDELVVRRRWVSEKNYADLVALCQFLPGPASSQVGFALGLLRAGAGGALAAWAAFTLPSAILLVGFAFGASLFDNPVADGILSGLKIVAVAIVAQAVMGMARALTPDARRASIAVGAVLLALLVGGTVGQVSAIVLGALAGLFLCREAVGTAAADALRFPVSKRAGITALSVFAALLIALPIAATLLHSTAVDVADAFYRAGALVFGGGHVVLPLLQAEVVPAGWVTPDQFLAGYGAAQAVPGPLFTFAAYLGAFAAPVALGLVTAAIALVAIFLPGMLLLVGMLPFWAHFRAMPRAGALMRGANAAVVGILAAALYDPVFVTAIVGPAEFGLALVCFVLLVAWRMAPWIVVLVAAAGGVVIGLL, encoded by the coding sequence GTGACGACGAGCGCCCCCGAGCAGGCGTCGCCCCGCAGCGCCGGCACCGTTCGCGAAGTCTTCCTCGCCTTCCTGAAGCTCGGGGTGACATCATTCGGCGGTCCGATCGCGCACCTCGGGTATTTCCGCGACGAGCTCGTCGTGCGGCGGCGGTGGGTCTCCGAAAAGAACTACGCCGACCTCGTCGCGCTCTGCCAGTTCCTTCCGGGGCCTGCGTCCAGCCAGGTCGGTTTCGCTCTGGGACTCCTGCGCGCGGGAGCCGGGGGAGCGCTCGCCGCATGGGCCGCGTTCACTCTGCCGTCTGCCATCCTGCTCGTCGGGTTCGCCTTCGGGGCGTCTCTCTTCGACAATCCGGTCGCCGACGGCATCCTCTCGGGGCTCAAGATCGTCGCCGTCGCGATCGTCGCGCAGGCAGTGATGGGGATGGCACGCGCTCTGACTCCCGATGCGCGCCGCGCCTCCATCGCTGTCGGCGCGGTTCTCCTCGCGCTTCTCGTCGGCGGCACAGTCGGTCAGGTTTCGGCCATCGTGCTCGGAGCTCTCGCCGGTCTGTTCCTCTGCCGTGAGGCGGTCGGCACAGCGGCCGCGGATGCTCTGAGGTTCCCCGTCTCGAAGAGAGCAGGGATCACGGCGCTGTCGGTCTTCGCCGCGCTGCTCATCGCCTTGCCGATCGCGGCGACGCTGCTTCACAGTACGGCTGTAGATGTCGCGGACGCCTTCTACCGCGCAGGTGCTCTCGTCTTCGGGGGCGGCCACGTCGTCCTTCCGCTTCTCCAGGCAGAAGTCGTGCCCGCCGGATGGGTCACGCCCGATCAGTTCCTCGCGGGGTACGGCGCGGCCCAGGCCGTCCCCGGGCCGCTCTTCACGTTCGCCGCGTATCTCGGCGCGTTCGCGGCACCCGTCGCGCTCGGCCTCGTGACCGCGGCGATCGCCCTCGTGGCGATCTTCCTGCCCGGGATGCTGCTCCTGGTCGGCATGCTGCCGTTCTGGGCACATTTCCGCGCGATGCCGCGTGCGGGCGCGCTCATGCGCGGGGCCAACGCCGCTGTCGTCGGCATCCTCGCGGCAGCGCTGTACGACCCCGTCTTCGTCACGGCGATCGTGGGGCCGGCAGAGTTCGGGCTCGCGCTCGTCTGCTTCGTCCTCCTCGTCGCGTGGCGGATGGCGCCGTGGATCGTCGTGCTCGTCGCGGCCGCCGGCGGTGTCGTCATCGGATTGCTCTGA
- a CDS encoding dihydrofolate reductase family protein: protein MTTLRVHNLAISLDGFATGEGQALETPFGHAGHRLMDWYFPTRTFVSTSGHDAEAVGAGTRGVDDAFAAMAWQGIGAEIMGRRKFGPQQGEWEDESWRGWWGEEPPFHTPVVVLTHHPRPDLAVGETTFLFRDLPPADALALAAEQAEGLDVRLGGGPTVVREFLQAGLVDHLHFVVVPIVLGRGVRLWDGLEGIESGFDIEVTASPTGVVHYVWTRRGGVGSA from the coding sequence GTGACCACACTCAGAGTCCACAATCTCGCTATCTCACTCGACGGATTCGCGACGGGGGAGGGCCAAGCGCTCGAGACGCCGTTCGGCCACGCAGGGCACCGCCTCATGGACTGGTACTTCCCGACCCGCACGTTCGTGAGCACGTCGGGCCATGACGCCGAGGCGGTCGGTGCCGGCACACGCGGGGTCGACGACGCTTTCGCGGCGATGGCCTGGCAGGGGATCGGCGCCGAGATCATGGGCCGGCGGAAATTCGGTCCCCAACAGGGCGAGTGGGAAGACGAGTCATGGCGCGGATGGTGGGGCGAGGAGCCGCCGTTCCACACTCCTGTCGTCGTCCTCACGCATCACCCGCGCCCTGACCTCGCCGTCGGGGAGACGACGTTCCTCTTCCGCGATCTGCCGCCCGCCGACGCGCTCGCGCTCGCCGCGGAGCAGGCGGAAGGGCTCGACGTGCGGTTGGGCGGGGGACCCACCGTCGTACGAGAGTTCTTGCAGGCTGGTCTCGTCGATCACCTGCACTTCGTCGTCGTTCCGATCGTGCTCGGCAGGGGAGTGCGACTCTGGGACGGTCTGGAAGGAATCGAGTCGGGCTTCGACATCGAGGTGACCGCGTCACCGACCGGCGTCGTCCACTACGTCTGGACGCGACGCGGAGGAGTCGGATCTGCGTGA
- a CDS encoding dihydrofolate reductase family protein → MTRAIFYTATTLNGFLADDQHSLDWLFQVPGGEGGGDDFQRFLAGIGVLVQGSSTYEWVLEHEELLAHPEKWQEFYGERPTWVFSSRDLPAVPGADIRFARGEVVDSWDQIRASAGERDVWIVGGGDLAGQFADAGLLDEIRVSIAPATLPSGAPLLPRRIGSERLELTDVRRAGAFAELTYRVMSPDRSVHVG, encoded by the coding sequence ATGACGCGTGCCATCTTTTACACCGCGACCACTCTGAACGGATTTCTCGCCGATGACCAGCACTCTCTCGACTGGCTCTTCCAGGTGCCGGGCGGCGAAGGCGGCGGCGACGACTTCCAGCGATTCCTCGCCGGCATCGGCGTCCTCGTGCAGGGGTCATCCACCTATGAGTGGGTGCTCGAGCACGAGGAACTCCTGGCGCATCCCGAGAAATGGCAGGAGTTCTATGGCGAGCGCCCGACGTGGGTGTTCTCGTCGCGCGATCTGCCCGCGGTTCCGGGTGCCGACATCCGCTTCGCCCGGGGCGAGGTCGTCGATTCGTGGGACCAGATCCGCGCCTCGGCGGGTGAACGTGACGTCTGGATCGTCGGCGGTGGCGATCTCGCCGGTCAGTTCGCGGATGCCGGTCTCCTCGACGAGATCCGGGTGTCGATCGCGCCCGCGACGCTGCCGTCCGGTGCACCGCTCCTCCCCCGCCGGATCGGCTCCGAGCGGCTGGAGCTGACCGACGTGCGTCGTGCAGGAGCCTTCGCCGAACTCACGTACCGGGTGATGTCACCCGACCGCTCAGTCCACGTCGGGTGA
- a CDS encoding RNA-binding S4 domain-containing protein → MSDSAPVDDVPIGSESIRLGQFMKYAGLLDSGGNVKEAIIDGYVTVNDEVERRRGRQLQHGDVVGFDDRRARVCP, encoded by the coding sequence ATGAGTGATTCGGCTCCGGTTGACGATGTCCCGATCGGCAGCGAGTCGATCCGACTCGGCCAGTTCATGAAGTACGCGGGGCTCCTCGACAGCGGCGGAAACGTGAAGGAAGCCATCATCGATGGATACGTGACCGTCAACGACGAGGTCGAACGCCGGCGTGGCCGACAGTTGCAGCACGGCGATGTCGTCGGCTTCGACGACCGCAGGGCCCGCGTCTGCCCATGA